A segment of the Elaeis guineensis isolate ETL-2024a chromosome 6, EG11, whole genome shotgun sequence genome:
AGTAGCAGAAGTAACGACATCACTCGTAATATCCCAATTATCCTACAAAGTTTCCGGAATAAAAGCTCATCAACCTCTAAACAAACAGGCACTCTTTCAAATTTAACAGCTCCAGCAAATCCTACTGTTTATCACTTAGCAATATCTGAAGATTTACGAATTAGGTGTACATGTCAGAATGTGGGATTTGAACTTTTCCAGCTCAGCCAGAACCTCCTCTTCTGGCCTGTATATCAAGTCACTCATGCGCCATATCTGCATCAACCAACACATACCATGAGACTATTGTCAAAACAAACAGGAGAGGAAATTCTAAATAGAAATGTATAATTGCATTAAAATTCTACAGTTGGAGTGCAATGCCGGTCAATGACATGATCCTCAACATGGACCATTCACTTGATTACATCATATCATTTACTTTATTTGTTAAGTGAAAAAAGCAATCACCAACCACAGGCAAATCGACTTCAGGGTTAGGTCCTCTGAAAGGACTGAGGAAAATggaaaatcaaaataaattacctGTAAGGTACCACCACCACCAGTACTCTCACCATCATCAGAGACACTAACAATTGTCCATGGGTCAGATGAGTTCCAATGGAAATCTACGACTTTATCTCTGCATAAACATACAAACGCAAACATAATAAATAAGCAACTGTTAATGGATCAAACCATGAAGTATTTACTCATAGCAATATCTACCATTACAAGGAACCCTCATGCTTTCATCTCTGCATTAACATACAAAGAGCAAACATAAAAAACCATTTAGTGTTTACTCAGCAATATCTACCATTACAAGGAACCCTCATGCCATTACTTCAAACATTCCAACAAAAACCTTGTTAAGTCTTTGTAAAATCTGTTTGGGCTCTAAAAGAAAACTTTAAGCACCCTATTCCCTATTTAACAAAGAGGAGGAAGAATGGCTTTTGTAGCACATGATCAGACCAAACCATCTAATTTTCTCCACTATTTGAAGTCTAGATCAAACAGCTCCCTTCTTTAAAGCCTCCATATTATAGTCTTAAGTCCAGAATTTAAAGCCAGATTTTCTATTCCATTTTGAGCATCCATGAGAACATATTTTTAGCACCTCATCTTACATTTTCCCTAGTTTGTGATATTATCAGCACCATATTGCTCGAGCTCTAgcatcaaaatttcaaaaggttcTTTTCAATGAACATTATGCCACAACCCCAAACTAAAATATAATGTGTTGACTAATTGAACATTCTACCTCAGCACCAATAGCAGTGCAGAACAGTTGGAATGTTGATGACTAGATGGTGGAAGGAATGGTACTAGTTGGCAATAACAAAGGCCGTAAGATGGTGATGACAATGGTGGTGCCAAGTAGCTCCCTTTTCAGCCTccctttttcatcaaaaaagacAATGGTAGTGCAAGGGTGGCAAGCACCATGACAAAATTATGGTGATGACAATAGCAGACAGGCCGTCAGGGAGGAGAGGAAGCGGAGAACAGAAGCAATATTGTTTGCTTGTAGAATTAAGGGCAAAatttaagcaaaaaaaaatatgaattgactgcATGTGTTAAAGTTGAATGCGGAACACAAAAAAGTACACCAAagatcccccccccccccccaccccccccggccaaaaaaaaaaaaaaagagttctctCCTGCTTACACCATAACTCAGAATGAGTCCAAAAGGCAAGCTAAACAATAAACCatttcagaaaaagaagaagaagaagaagaatgtaaACCAACTGCCGCCTTTGAGAGATAGGAAGGGGGGAGAAAAAAGTGAGGGATGGGTAGTTGAATACCTTTATATGGAAATctcattatcataaataaaagagAGCTCGAATACCTTTATATCGAAATctcattatcataaataaaagaaaGCTCTCAGCCTTGTTATACAATTCCCACCTTAATTATAGCACTATTTCAAAAAGCAAAATAAACAATAAACAATTTCGATTAAATCAAAAACCAGAAGGTGCACCAAATTGGGAATTTTAAAGAGGATCAAATACTCTCATATGGAAAGCCATTACGATAAACATCTTCCAGATCTTATTTTGTACAGATGCATGCATATAGACAGACAAATACACGTAATGTCACATAGACAAATTTGTTGCAGCACATGTTTATGTGGGTGTTTGCACAGAGAAAGCTAAAATACTATTATACTGGGAGGATATGAGTACCCAAAAAATTATTACTGCAAGTACATGACTGGCCATCTATAATTACACACCACTCATTATGCTCTGCAATTTAAAATGCCTAAAAAGCGTAAGTTAGATTTCTGAAGATTTCTTATACAAGCATTAAGTGCGGACTAAATAGACATTTTTAATCCTAGAACACAACAAATTAATTCAACCTTTAATTTTGGAATGATTAAACTCACAGAGTTTCACAGGATCAAAGGTACAATTCCTTGTTATATATGACAAACCATGCAGTTTGATATCTAAGCTCTATCACTATTTCCACTTCTTTTTCCCTGCTTTGTATAAAGAAGCCTTGAACAAATGGAGATGTTGTAAATTATGATCAACAGTGTAGATTCTAATTCCAAGGATTGTTatgcatacataaatacatatctATACCGATAGATTGGTAGAGACAGAGAGATGCACACATCTTGGCgtgaaaattatatatcaattaaaTACCTTATCCTTATTCTAGCAATTTACCTTTTATCCAGGAAGCTGAACCATATACCACAACCTATATTTAGCAAGTTGCTTCTACTACCATATGCAACCGAATAGGTTGGTCTTAAAGTTTGAATGCATGAAATGCTCAACTGCCACACAAGCTTGACAAAATCATGCCATACAAAATCGGTAACACATACCTGTGCCCTGCATGTTGAAAGAATAAACCAGGAGGCGAATTGGGCATCTTTGTTCCAACACGTTCCTTCTTCTTGCCAACCTAAATAGAATAGCTAATAAGATGGCAGTAATAATGCATTAATATAGCAATAGAATATGGATATTTTAAATACACGTTTGGCCTCACTTGGACATTGTTCTCCAAGGTCAGTGATCAACATACATTAATATATTGAATTATTCCTATGCTTTCTCTTCAATATATATTGAAACACATAtatccatacatacatatatgtacatatgcatatatgtatatgccAGGTCTGCAAAATCAGTATTGGAACCACATTGGTATGTTACCAACTTGGCATGGTACATAACGCATCTCGAACTGAGACAGGTTCTCCACATTTCTTCTTACTCCCATCCATGGTACCATCCAAAACTAGGCAGTGGGCAGTATGGGCCATTTCATCAGTTTAGACCGGTACAGACTAATTCGGCTCATATGTGGAACCAAATCTCTGTGCTGTATTGGTACCTTTATGGTATGGCCTATACAGGATGGTCTGACAGAACTtgaatatatgtatatgtatacatatgtatgtatgtacataaagTATATTGTATAAAATATTCAGATGACAAGCTGGAAATAATATGAATTTTAGAAATGGAAACAAACAAGGTATAGTGACAAGGGTGGAAAGCGTATAATTTACCATGCAATCATATATTATACTAGATGTCCACCCACAACAGGAGGAGAAAGGCAAATAAGAACAACAAATAATGGCCCTAAGCCCTTTTAAGTGACATTAAAACAGTTAGAAGCTATCCAACTTAAACACTTTTTTACTTTATCAACATTTTAAATAGGTCCCAGCCTCAAACCTAATACCTTCTCATAATCCCAAACATTGAGCAAGCCTCCTCTGCAGCACTTCCAAAAACTGATGCCTTGTCAGGAGAccactgaaacaacaataaaagaCATGAGAAAAAAGTAACAAGACAACCATCCAACCACAATgcaaatgatatcacaataaacatACAAAAAAGTATTTCTAGAAGTGAATTATAACATGCCTGAACACAAAGAACAGCAGCTTTGTGACCTTCAAATTTATATACTGGTGTTCCAACACCTCCAGAAGTTAGGTTCCGGCGATCAAACATACGAACAGAATTATCGGCAGATCTGAGCAAGATGCAATTGAATTAACAATAATAACAAATTAACATCACAGAAATGACAAGGACTTGTAAAACTTTGCCAAGAACTCATCATGCAACATCAAAGCCTATTTAATAACATCagtgtttttaaaaaaaaatacaacatgATACATTCACAGGCACGCATGCCCAATaacaaagcataagagattttttaaaacataaaaatgtatgcatctaAATACATACCCGGTTAAAATAAGATTTTCATCATGTGGGTTCCAATCAACACAGTGAAGATCAGCATTGTGAGCCTTTTCAATCTGTCACAACAAACAAGCTTGTTATACGAGCTGATGCTATTGTAAACCAACACCACCCccgccccacccccacccccccaaataaataaataaataaataaagatatatGGAAAGACAGAAAAATAGAAAAGCATGTGGACTGAGCATGGTTTTTATAAATGTGCAAACCATGACTAATTTGGCAAACTCatattacccaaaaaaaaaaacaaaagcacTCTCACAAATAGTTCAGAAGTAGTATCAAATGAATCAATATAGCGATGGTGTAGGGATTTGTACGTGATTAAAAAGAGAGAAGCAAATGAGATGAGTGGAATGTGAGATTTGGAGGAGAGGTGGGAATGTGATCAATGAAAGAGTTCAGATACTTGACAGAAAGGTTTGGTAAATAAGGAATAATATAGAGAGATGATAATAGAGTGTTTGGATCAAGGAAAAGAGATTTTTACTTCGTTTTCTTTTGATTTAGCTTTTAAATCTTCAAGATGGTGCATGAGAATATGGAGAAAGAGAGCAGTTGTGCATGATTTTACCCTTTATTTTGTACGAAATGGAACTGAATGCTTCTAGAATAAATTGAGAACATTTTTGGCAACAAGTTAACAGAAATCCTATAGGATATATTCTAAAATCCAAATTTATAATATAGTATAGATATGGAAAAGTAGTGAATCCAAAATGTTTCAGAATGCTGCATGGTACCACATATGTGTGCCTGCTTGTTACTTAATAGTTCTCAAAGtagaattttattttaagttgtTGAATGCACCCCAATAAGGAGGATAGACTGTTCATTGTTGCTCAATATATCCATTATAAACTCAATAATCCCATAATAAATTATATAACTACACATGCACCGTGTAAAACAATTAGCGGATGTAGTAAGTTATGGTTTTGTGGAATACTTAACCTAAGCACTCGATACCCTATTCCCTTTGGACCTCTTCATATCCAATCTTGCTGGAGGACATAAAAATCCTAGCCTAGTCTGATATTGTTGGATGCATCAGTGACAGGGTATACATGACATGAAGGTTAAGTTGTCCTGGTCCATAGTTCTGTATGGGCAGTGCATAAACACCTTTGATATACAGAGACAAGCAAAGACACCAGTCTGTGCACCTTGCCACTCCACAAAAGCacaaaaaagaaagggaaaaaacgCATGCATAGTGACAGACAAACAATTCCATGCACACACATACCAGCATGCATAAGCAAACACAACAGATGCACGCCCCAAAAAGACACATACAAACCAAGCATCATGCACGCACATCCACCAAAACTCTCTTACTGGAAAGACAGACCAAAATTATCAAAGCTGAAATTCATGTTGTCCAACTTAAACCGAGTTTTTCAGCCTTTGCGACAAATAGTTGAATGAATATACACAATGGTATCTCTGCTTGCATTAGTTGATTTGGTCAGAGTCAGACAAGCCCAACTATATTTTTCTTGTTCATCCATGGACAAAGGGAACCATAATAAAAAATAAGGCACACTATGCTTGAGCTACCAAATCCTAGACGAACTTAACTAACCAAATGGCATCTGTACCATCTTTTTACAGGATTTGAACACGTATATTCCTCCTTTTCCTAGTAATCTTCTGTTAACTCAAAAGGCTACACCCTGCTTCAGTAACTCACCATCTACGTTATATGGACTTAGGTTCATGTGTTATGCATAGGTGCATGTCTAAGCACTGATCCTTTTAACACCTGAGAATTTCTTCTTAAATGTCATACGATATCCATGTTACATGGTCCAAGCATGAGTACTTTAGGCTAAATCAAAGGGTCTGGGTAAAATAGCTCACCATATGAAAGATTTCTGAACATCAAAAACTAAAAAGAGACCACACATTTCATATAAGGCAATCAACATCCCTGACTCAGTCATACTTAAAATGGACAAAGGTTTGTTCATCTAGCCAGCCAATCTTAGATGTTAGAACCACTATTGACAACTCATACACTACAATCAACATAATGGATGAAAAATTGAGAATGAATGAAGAATGAGCTGTAACATAATTGCAAACATCGCCTAATAAATCTCAAACAAGATGCCTTTTAAAGATGAAATAAAAGCACACAATTTCCCCATACCTAAGCCAGCAAAATTCTCAATATCCAACTATTAGGATTTCTTTTCACATAACTAAACCAAATTAAAAATGCTGCTGAATAATGTTGGACTTAAAATAGATGCATTAGGAAATATATAAGTTGCCATCAATCAGCAAAAAACATGGATAAATGAAACTTTCAACCAtgtaaattattatttatttacttttatATTTGCAAATCTATCAGAAACAAAAACTTCTCTGTAAACATGCGAACTTTCATGATAATTATAAAAAACTACCTTGATGGCTGGGCCAGTACCAGCTCGGGCATCCCAAAGAATGAGGCAAGAATCATCACCAACACTACAGAATTCCTGTGCACTTCATAACAGTTAGGGAACAAAATATCAGCACAGAAACAACATATCACAAGAACCAGAACAAATCACAGGATTTCCATGATCATGATACAGCAGATAGAACATATGAGTTAAAAAAATCACAGCATTATATGATATGTTCCAGCTCCAAAATTTTAACTACTATTATACCTAGAAGGACAGAATTGCACATCTTCAACAGTATCCTCATGCCCTCGATATACACCTCGTGGCCCAACTGTAGGACTGTCTGAGCTTTTCTCATTACCAGCTTTTGCAGCCTGCTTCCCACTTGAGCTTGCAGGTGTTGCAGGAGATTTAGCAGCTGATGACTCTGCTAACGTGGAGATATGATCTTGAATGCTCCACAGAACAACCAATTTGTCCTTCCCTACAATTAGTTATCTTGGTCACAATAATATACAAGAGAAAGACAAGGGAGATTTTCAGTTTAATGCTAAAATGTGCAAAAGAAATCAATGTGTTGGGCATAAGAATCTGAACAATCTCGACTAACATATGCCCGCAAATTTGGGCCTGCAACATAATTTATACACAAGGTTACAGAGTCTTGGAAGTTATTTAGATGCATGTACAGAATACACCATGTGAATTAATCCAATGCATTAATTGCATAAGAATGTTGTTTCATCAAGACAAATTCATTCAAAGATCAGTTCCATAGAATTAGTAAATCAAACAGCACATAATGGCATATTTTCTAAAATAGCCAACATTTTAACTTCATGAGTACATACAAGAGGAAGGATTGGAGCAACAAGGTTAACCTCCCCATGATAAATTACCATGACTATCAAAAGCAATAGACACAAGAAGCCTTTATACCTACAAACTGAAATGAGCTACAGCAAGGGATTATGCATGTGTGTACATATCACCAAATAAAATGTTTCTAACCTCCAGACAGTACAAAAGGATCTGAAGGACACATAGAAAGCGCAAATTCTGCATTTTCTTGATGTCCTGTCAATATCTGCACAATGACAACATGATAACAAGTTGCAGTTGGCTAAAAAAGAAATATTCCAACcaaaaatctaaatatataatgTTTCCTCACTAAATCTTCATAAAAGTTGCACACGTGCTTTTTTCCTCAGCACGGAAATCATGTAAATGATACCAACTGCAAACTTTATTCATCTGCACTGGAATTTAGCATTAAGAAAAGCATAATCAAGTAGTTGATTCACAACAGACCAAATCTGGACGAGAGTCAGCAGCGCCTAAAACAGCATGACGATTAGGCTGCACCTCAACATCCCAGATAAGTACCTGCAATGGAGCTTAACACTTAAGTAACATGGGATCCAGCTTTCATATccttcaaaaacaaaaaaaacggAGTGTAAAGATAATCAAAGACATACATCAGGGCTGTCAGTATGTGTTGCCACTATCTTACTGTTCTGAGGAAGCTCTCTGATTCTGTTAACCTGCATGATGTCCGACATTTGTAGGACATGAAAATTTTTGAACTCATTAATGACTTTGATGTTGCTAAAAATTCTTGCATATGGAACCCATTATAGATCCCTCAGTATAACACATGAAAGAATCTGGATCCAAGTGATGTGAGCAGTTACAGATAGTGGCTCCTTGACAATCCTCTATTAATCAAAAGCTGACCAGTCTTCCCTTAAAGGTTTACAGGTAAACTTTCAGCAACCAAATTTGCTGCTTAAAGTCGACTGACCAAGGAGAAGTTTGGACTAATTTGCAAACTCACTACCATAACTTTAAAAAAATGATTGGATGACCTAGGCAACTGCCTAGATGAGTTGACATTGTCAAGTTTTTTCGGGCATCATGACCACGTTTGGTTTATAACCACACCGATAATCTTCAGATGTGATTGAATACACACCATGAACACTGAAACGAAATACAAGTTGCCATAAAATGATCACTTCATACCTCCCCAggatgaatgatagttttgaactTTTTAACAAAGGGAGAACGTGCTTCTTCATTAAACTGCAATCAGAAAAGAATTTTATTATCAGCAGAAATCTAATAAGTCCAAATGCAAGTGAGAACATTTTATCATGCAAATAATCCTAGTACAACATACAAAACATGAGAAGCCTTACCAAATTTATGCTCTTCATGACAACTTCAAAATTAGAgatataaattattttctcataaTTAGAGTACAAAAGCAAGTACATTCTAAAAGATATGCGGGCAACTAAAAAGTTTCAATTTACCTAGTGGGATGTAATTTGTGCAGTAAATATTTACTAGCCCATTGCAAAGCAAACAATATTCTAGTAAAGATAATTTAAAAATGTTTATTAACTATGGAACAACTCTGACAAACTTCAagcaatgtaaaaaaaaaaaaaacactaaaaCCAACAGTTTATGACCACTTAACCTGGGAAATATGCTCTGCAGCCGCAACCCTTGGTTTGACAACTTCACAATTTGCTATGACAAGAGTATTGGGAACACTGCCATCAGTCTGGAAGAAAAGCATAAACAAGAGATCAATGGACACGCACAGCTAAAATAGGATAACTTCCACATTTACAATGTGCTGCTGAAAAGATTTGCTTGACAGAAGTAATGTGCATGTGTAACTGTCACCAAAACATATCCATGAAAGTATGCATGAGCAATAAGCTACCACTTTTTCAGAAAAATCGAACACTCATTTATtatcaatcaagataataatttgtcACCTTTAAAACACATTCACGTTATGAaacaggaaagaaaaaaaaaggaacacgGTACAATCAGGCAAAATAAACAAAAACAAATCTAAGCAAATATCTAGCAAAACAAGAATCCAGTAATTGTGCGAAGGATGACAGTTGAATCAGACCAGAAATATACTTCCAAATTTGTCCCAccaccaacccccccccccccccccccaaaaccccaacaaaaaaaaaaaaaaaaaggacacacacacatacatatgtacatgtgtgtgtgtgtataaaggCAAGACAATGTTGACAAAATAGTTCCATTTTCAAAAACCAGCACTAATCAGGGACTAGCTCTAAATAGACAAGGTGGAGAAAGAAAGAGGCAACAAAACACATCACATACTGCAAAGGTTAAAACAATATTGACCAAGAAGTTACATTTTCAAAAGCCAGCACTGATCAGGGACTAGCTCTACATAGACTAGGTGGATAAAGAAAGATTAGACAAAGCATAACCCAAATAGTTTGATAAGGCTCGTATGTTGCAGTTATTTGTATTTGACAATTTGTAACCAAAAGAATAACTAAACGGGTAGAAACACAAATGAAGATGGAAAATACTGAGTTCAATGCCTACAATTGAATAAACAGATTTGTTTTAACAGAAAATCAGATGATTTGAAAAAATCAGTATAAAAAAGAACAGTTATGGCAAGCAAATTAGTGATTGTACCCTCACCCATATGTAATGTCATTTGATCCATGAGAAATTCAGTAAGAGAACAGGCAACCAGGCCATTTggaaccttaaaaaaaaaaaaaagaagaagaagaagaaaagaagtatTTGTAGCACACAAGGCTAATAAAATTCTACGGAGTAGTAAATATAAGGCCACTTACCTGCTCAGAAAGATATAGACGTTGACGATTCTTGTATGTTGCTTG
Coding sequences within it:
- the LOC105047661 gene encoding LOW QUALITY PROTEIN: WD-40 repeat-containing protein MSI4 (The sequence of the model RefSeq protein was modified relative to this genomic sequence to represent the inferred CDS: inserted 1 base in 1 codon); this translates as MRERGKAEQPTVDERYSQWKTLIPVLYDWLANHNLVWPSLSCRWGPQLEQATYKNRQRLYLSEQTDGSVPNTLVIANCEVVKPRVAAAEHISQFNEEARSPFVKKFKTIIHPGEVNRIRELPQNSKIVATHTDSPDVLIWDVEVQPNRHAVLGAADSRPDLILTGHQENAEFALSMCPSDPFVLSGGKDKLVVLWSIQDHISTLAESSAAKSPATPASSSGKQAAKAGNEKSSDSPTVGPRGVYRGHEDTVEDVQFCPSSAQEFCSVGDDSCLILWDARAGTGPAIKIEKAHNADLHCVDWNPHDENLILTGSADNSVRMFDRRNLTSGGVGTPVYKFEGHKAAVLCVQWSPDKASVFGSAAEXGLLNVWDYEKVGKKKERVGTKMPNSPPGLFFQHAGHRDKVVDFHWNSSDPWTIVSVSDDGESTGGGGTLQIWRMSDLIYRPEEEVLAELEKFKSHILTCTPNS